From Myxocyprinus asiaticus isolate MX2 ecotype Aquarium Trade chromosome 49, UBuf_Myxa_2, whole genome shotgun sequence, a single genomic window includes:
- the LOC127438429 gene encoding sphingosine 1-phosphate receptor 3-like: protein MDSYLEPGMNDIIVSHYNHSGKWGRPRSTGTCKTAFLLFICILIVLENVTVLLALWRNKRFHSRMYFLIGNLALSDLLAGVAYVVNIFTSGSKTFFLSPGQWLLREGSMFVALSASTFSLLAIGIERHMTMVRLRPCEVAGRGRLLALLGACWAVSVLLSALPSFGWNCLGRVHTCSTVLPLYDKSYIAFCISVFTALLAAIVVLYVRIYKLVTSSGRRVSSRPSERSLALLRTVVIVLGVFVACWAPLFLLLLLDVGCSPEQCPVLYQVDWFIALAVLNSALNPLIYTLSSREMRTAFFRVLCCCCCHTPLDSMPTTAGMALPGMVIATAENSKSSMAGVASVAAKSNLMRSKVPTPANSHHQHIDTSPPAVTHPSAPGDLLSAVLVKAGALPSLGKF, encoded by the coding sequence ATGGATAGCTACTTGGAGCCGGGAATGAACGATATTATAGTTAGCCACTACAACCACTCCGGAAAGTGGGGGAGACCAAGAAGCACTGGTACTTGCAAGACCGCCTTCCTGCTTTTTATCTGCATCCTTATAGTTTTGGAGAACGTAACTGTATTACTTGCCCTCTGGCGCAACAAGCGTTTCCACAGCCGCATGTATTTTCTCATTGGCAACCTGGCACTATCAGACTTGCTAGCTGGAGTGGCGTACGTGGTAAACATTTTCACCTCTGGCAGCAAAACTTTTTTCCTCAGTCCTGGCCAATGGCTGTTGCGAGAAGGAAGCATGTTTGTGGCCCTAAGCGCCTCTACCTTCAGCTTGCTAGCTATTGGAATTGAGCGCCACATGACCATGGTTCGTTTGCGGCCATGCGAGGTCGCGGGAAGGGGGAGGTTACTAGCCCTGCTTGGGGCCTGCTGGGCTGTTTCGGTACTGCTCAGCGCTTTGCCCAGCTTCGGCTGGAACTGTTTGGGCCGAGTGCACACTTGCTCCACTGTACTACCACTCTACGACAAAAGCTACATAGCCTTCTGCATCAGTGTCTTCACGGCCCTACTAGCGGCCATTGTGGTACTCTACGTGCGAATCTACAAGCTGGTGACATCCAGTGGCCGAAGAGTGAGTTCCAGACCATCAGAGCGCTCGCTCGCACTCCTACGCACGGTAGTGATAGTGCTAGGGGTGTTTGTAGCCTGTTGGGCTCCTCTATTTCTGCTACTACTCCTGGATGTGGGATGCAGTCCAGAGCAGTGCCCAGTGCTGTACCAGGTGGACTGGTTCATCGCCTTGGCGGTACTCAACTCTGCCCTCAACCCCCTCATCTACACGCTGTCCAGCCGTGAGATGCGAACCGCATTCTTCCGTGTactgtgctgctgctgctgtcacACGCCACTAGACTCCATGCCCACAACAGCAGGAATGGCGCTCCCTGGAATGGTCATCGCCACTGCGGAGAACAGCAAGTCTAGTATGGCCGGGGTAGCTAGTGTAGCAGCAAAGTCTAACCTGATGCGAAGTAAAGTGCCCACTCCAGCAAACTCACACCACCAGCACATTGACACATCGCCACCTGCTGTGACACACCCATCAGCGCCAGGTGACCTGCTGTCTGCTGTGCTGGTTAAAGCAGGGGCACTTCCGTCTTTGGGAAAGTTCTGA